The following are encoded together in the Adhaeribacter arboris genome:
- a CDS encoding DUF1553 domain-containing protein — translation MKKKHFLLGVSTVLLLSLGSCSEPDLPPEVEKAMAQIPAKIDYNLHVKPILSDRCFACHGPDKNKQKGGLRLDLVSAYNKENKDTGRKALVPGNLAKSEVFHRIISTDPEYLMPTPESHLQLNPEEKAILIKWIKDGAEYKPHWSLVMPRKTALPAVKNKSWVKNSIDHFVLSKLEEKGLKPNPEASKETLIRRVSFDLTGLPPTISEIDAFLADKSPQAYERVVNRLLQSPHFGERLAVDWLDVARYADTHGYQDDGLRNAYPWRDWVISAFNRNLPYDKFITYQLAGDLLPQPTREQLIATCFLRNHPQSQEGGIVDEEYRSEYVADRVNTFGKAFLAHSTECARCHDHKYDPISHKNYYELSAFFNSNNETGEIPYTGEASPSLILTKPEAEEKLRFIRTQLKPLENKELQTSNYEQNFQKWLLSAQKNPAKAATSQVGLLGYFSFDEKEPKNKIKSELNAHYTSGDKDRNPTAYPGKFGQAVKVDGDMGVEFSKELTFDRHEPFSISVWVNVLKPGESGPLFNRTNGELDNWRGYLCGLNKDGTLSLKFVHVYPANAMEVQTVQKLTPQTWHHLALVYDGSSKAKGIKFYLDGKRTEVKVINDDLKQSLLYAKDKTNWGIQNFKLGQASIKSISNVAFDEFRAYKRQLAALEVMQLAGDKDAIQSLLKNPVANLKTKQKDQLREYYLLNFDPQYAALQKELRQTRSQENEVLTNQEEVMVYKELPKARATFILDRGAYDAQKQQVHPNTPEKILAFSKKLPPNRLGLVNWLLSEQQPLFPRVVVNRFWQQCFGQGIVKTAEDFGNQGDLPTHPELLDYLAVTFRESNWNVKALLKTIVLSATYRQSSVPTTENKTKDPDNKLYSRAPSYRMSAEMIRDNALAASGLLTQKVGGKSVFPYQPAGIWEALATRNATHYETSKGPDLYRRSLYTVWKRSSPHPAMINFDVPDRYMCSVRRQKTSTPLQALVLMNDVQYVEAARILGERMIREGGSKPEQRITYAFRALTSRRPRANELAILEDLYQQEYADFAKDQELTEKLLREGEYPRDKKLPAAEVATCAVVANTLMNFDEFVIKR, via the coding sequence ATGAAAAAAAAGCATTTTTTACTAGGGGTTTCAACCGTTTTGTTGCTGTCATTGGGCAGTTGCAGCGAGCCGGATTTGCCTCCCGAAGTAGAAAAAGCTATGGCCCAGATTCCCGCCAAAATTGATTATAATCTGCACGTAAAACCTATACTTTCCGATCGCTGTTTTGCTTGCCATGGCCCCGATAAAAACAAGCAAAAAGGCGGATTACGGCTCGATTTAGTTTCGGCCTACAACAAAGAAAATAAGGATACCGGTCGTAAAGCCTTAGTTCCGGGAAACTTAGCCAAGAGTGAAGTATTTCACCGGATCATTAGTACCGATCCAGAGTATTTAATGCCTACTCCCGAATCGCATTTACAGTTAAACCCGGAAGAAAAAGCCATTTTAATAAAATGGATAAAAGACGGGGCTGAATACAAACCGCATTGGTCGTTGGTAATGCCCCGGAAAACGGCTTTGCCGGCAGTGAAGAATAAGAGTTGGGTTAAAAATTCGATTGACCACTTTGTTTTAAGTAAATTAGAAGAAAAAGGTTTAAAACCTAATCCGGAAGCTTCCAAAGAAACACTTATCCGGCGAGTATCTTTTGATTTAACGGGTTTGCCACCTACCATTTCTGAAATAGACGCTTTTCTGGCGGATAAATCGCCACAGGCTTACGAACGGGTAGTGAACCGCTTATTACAATCGCCGCACTTTGGTGAGCGCCTGGCGGTAGATTGGTTGGATGTGGCCCGCTACGCCGATACCCACGGTTATCAGGACGATGGTTTACGCAATGCTTACCCCTGGCGCGATTGGGTAATCTCGGCTTTTAACCGCAACCTACCTTACGATAAATTTATTACCTACCAATTAGCCGGTGATTTACTCCCGCAACCTACCCGCGAACAATTAATTGCCACCTGTTTTTTACGGAATCATCCGCAGAGTCAGGAAGGCGGGATTGTGGACGAAGAATACCGGAGCGAATACGTGGCTGACCGGGTGAATACTTTCGGGAAAGCTTTTTTAGCGCATAGTACAGAATGTGCTCGTTGCCACGACCACAAGTACGATCCCATTTCGCATAAAAATTATTACGAACTATCCGCTTTTTTTAACAGCAACAACGAAACCGGAGAAATACCTTATACCGGCGAAGCTAGCCCGAGTTTAATCCTTACCAAACCTGAGGCCGAAGAGAAGCTACGCTTTATTCGGACGCAGTTAAAACCCCTGGAAAATAAAGAGTTACAAACAAGCAATTACGAGCAGAATTTTCAGAAATGGTTACTTTCTGCCCAAAAAAATCCGGCTAAAGCCGCAACTTCCCAAGTAGGTCTTTTAGGTTATTTTTCATTTGACGAGAAAGAACCCAAAAACAAAATAAAATCGGAACTGAACGCCCATTATACCAGCGGCGACAAAGACCGGAACCCGACGGCGTACCCGGGTAAGTTTGGGCAGGCGGTTAAAGTAGATGGCGACATGGGGGTAGAGTTTAGTAAAGAACTAACTTTCGACCGGCATGAGCCATTTAGTATTAGTGTGTGGGTGAATGTTTTGAAACCAGGTGAGTCAGGTCCACTATTTAATCGCACGAACGGCGAACTAGATAATTGGCGGGGCTACCTGTGTGGCTTAAATAAAGACGGTACCTTATCTCTGAAATTTGTTCACGTTTATCCGGCTAATGCCATGGAGGTGCAAACTGTTCAAAAACTAACTCCTCAAACCTGGCACCATTTAGCGCTTGTATACGATGGCAGCAGCAAAGCCAAGGGTATAAAATTTTACCTAGATGGTAAACGTACCGAGGTTAAAGTAATTAATGATGACCTGAAACAAAGTTTGTTGTATGCCAAAGACAAAACTAATTGGGGAATTCAAAATTTTAAATTGGGTCAGGCTTCTATTAAATCTATTTCGAATGTTGCTTTTGATGAATTCCGAGCTTATAAACGCCAACTTGCGGCTTTAGAAGTAATGCAATTAGCCGGAGACAAAGATGCTATTCAGAGTTTATTGAAAAATCCGGTTGCCAACTTGAAAACTAAGCAAAAAGATCAACTGCGGGAATATTACTTACTAAACTTCGATCCGCAATATGCCGCGCTGCAAAAAGAATTGAGGCAAACCCGCAGCCAGGAGAATGAGGTTCTTACGAATCAGGAAGAGGTAATGGTATACAAAGAATTACCAAAAGCCCGCGCCACTTTCATTTTAGACCGGGGTGCTTACGACGCCCAAAAACAACAAGTACACCCGAACACTCCGGAGAAAATATTGGCTTTTAGTAAAAAACTACCTCCCAACCGGTTAGGATTAGTGAATTGGTTATTAAGTGAGCAACAACCTTTATTCCCAAGGGTGGTAGTAAACCGTTTCTGGCAACAATGCTTTGGCCAGGGGATTGTAAAAACGGCCGAAGATTTTGGTAATCAGGGCGATTTACCTACTCATCCGGAATTGTTGGATTATTTAGCCGTTACTTTCCGGGAAAGTAACTGGAACGTGAAAGCTTTGTTAAAAACAATAGTACTATCGGCTACTTACCGGCAATCATCGGTACCTACAACAGAAAACAAAACGAAAGATCCCGATAACAAATTATACAGCCGGGCGCCTTCTTACCGGATGTCCGCCGAAATGATTCGCGACAATGCTTTAGCGGCGAGTGGTTTGTTAACGCAAAAAGTAGGGGGAAAGAGTGTATTCCCTTATCAACCTGCCGGAATATGGGAAGCTTTGGCCACTCGAAATGCTACCCATTACGAAACCAGCAAAGGGCCGGATTTGTACCGGCGGAGCTTATATACCGTTTGGAAACGGAGTTCTCCCCACCCGGCCATGATTAATTTTGACGTACCCGACCGGTACATGTGCAGCGTGCGCCGCCAGAAAACCAGTACGCCTTTACAAGCTTTGGTGCTGATGAATGACGTACAGTACGTGGAAGCTGCCCGCATTTTAGGGGAGAGAATGATACGGGAAGGAGGCTCTAAGCCGGAGCAACGCATTACGTATGCCTTCCGGGCTTTAACTAGCCGCAGGCCTAGGGCGAATGAATTAGCTATTTTAGAGGATTTATATCAGCAAGAATACGCTGATTTTGCTAAGGATCAGGAGCTTACGGAAAAATTGCTACGGGAAGGAGAGTACCCCCGTGATAAAAAATTACCGGCCGCGGAGGTAGCTACCTGCGCTGTGGTGGCTAATACTCTCATGAATTTTGATGAATTTGTAATTAAGCGTTAA
- a CDS encoding c-type cytochrome domain-containing protein: MLENLVQFLGRLHPLIVHLPIGILMLAIALQWLVVFPKYARFRDLLPLLWFAGFISAVMACLAGFLLKQDGGYDEEAVDLHQFLGIALTLITGFVFLIQSQRFPQKLLLPGVLLATFFLIGTGHYGGNLTHGEDYLSQPLSALMGQTPVKKVRKPITNLNEAIVYADLVEPVLEQKCYQCHSSKKQKGDLRLDSPESLLKGGEHGKIITVGKADESDLYKRLILPAEDDDRMPPKGKPQLTESEIQLIHWWLDQGRGDFTKKVAEVPQDDKVKILLSSITKGAPSENASTEPSEIPTAKVKLPDASVLQKIKELGVVVSPLTRDNSYIALNMVNAPNFSDADLFLLAKISENIIWLDMSETTITNKGLVHLKKFNNLTRLSLDQTGVSDVGLASIQTLPKLKYLNLYGTKVSDQGLKLLANCKSLKSIYLWQTKVTPQGVAALQKQVGKQVEINFGIDTL; this comes from the coding sequence ATGTTAGAAAACCTAGTTCAGTTTCTTGGTCGCTTACACCCTTTAATAGTGCATTTGCCCATTGGCATTCTTATGCTGGCCATTGCTTTGCAATGGTTAGTTGTTTTTCCTAAGTACGCCCGGTTCCGGGACTTATTGCCTTTGTTATGGTTTGCGGGTTTTATTTCGGCGGTAATGGCCTGCCTTGCCGGCTTTTTACTTAAACAAGACGGCGGGTACGACGAAGAAGCAGTAGATTTACACCAATTTCTAGGTATTGCTTTGACGCTAATAACCGGCTTTGTTTTCTTAATACAGAGTCAGCGTTTTCCGCAAAAATTGCTCTTACCTGGTGTTTTACTGGCTACTTTCTTTCTTATTGGTACCGGCCATTACGGCGGCAATTTAACGCACGGCGAAGATTACTTATCCCAGCCTTTATCCGCTTTAATGGGCCAAACGCCCGTTAAAAAAGTGCGAAAACCCATCACTAACTTAAATGAAGCCATTGTTTACGCCGATTTGGTGGAGCCTGTTCTCGAACAAAAATGCTATCAATGTCACAGTTCTAAAAAACAAAAAGGTGATTTAAGGCTCGACTCGCCGGAATCTTTATTGAAAGGCGGCGAGCACGGTAAAATTATCACGGTCGGTAAAGCCGATGAAAGTGATTTGTACAAACGTCTCATTTTACCCGCAGAAGACGACGACCGCATGCCCCCGAAAGGAAAACCGCAACTTACCGAATCCGAAATTCAGCTTATTCATTGGTGGTTAGACCAGGGAAGGGGTGATTTTACCAAAAAAGTGGCCGAGGTTCCCCAAGACGATAAAGTGAAAATACTATTATCCAGTATAACCAAAGGTGCTCCTTCGGAAAATGCATCCACTGAACCTTCTGAAATTCCTACGGCTAAAGTCAAACTTCCGGATGCTTCGGTTCTTCAAAAGATTAAAGAATTAGGAGTAGTGGTAAGTCCTCTTACCCGGGACAATAGTTACATAGCCCTTAATATGGTAAATGCTCCTAATTTCTCGGATGCAGATTTATTTTTACTGGCAAAAATCAGCGAAAATATTATCTGGTTAGATATGTCGGAAACTACCATAACCAATAAAGGTTTAGTGCACTTAAAAAAATTCAATAATCTTACTCGTTTAAGCCTTGATCAAACAGGTGTATCGGATGTTGGTTTGGCATCTATACAAACTTTACCCAAATTAAAATATTTAAACCTTTATGGCACCAAAGTTTCAGATCAGGGGTTAAAACTATTAGCCAATTGTAAGAGCTTGAAATCTATTTACTTATGGCAAACTAAGGTAACACCGCAAGGGGTAGCCGCCTTGCAGAAGCAAGTAGGCAAACAAGTTGAAATTAATTTCGGTATTGATACTTTATAA